From Sporosarcina sp. Te-1, the proteins below share one genomic window:
- a CDS encoding GerAB/ArcD/ProY family transporter, which produces MKFSLTPIQFFLIIFLLQSGIVFITFQTRLLEAAGRNAWVIFIFTGVFQYLLLILYEKQHTRFLPGPFVLLLYKLYWIYINVLSLTNILYSLSIWLYPNTPSIVLLLFMVIVSFYANSCKPDTLINLPVIIIPAILIFFVSLLIALPDLEWTWLFPLDLKDFEMVWNGFLTSQLTVVGLASFLFLRKRVVSDVKMIGWPIAIYAGFWFLFFFMSLLVVQLFFPIETIEVVPQALLYLLKSQKVNFVERLDLFFLFIWMMWSIITVILFAFLIRLVHAETNKGKKYKFNLLIHAIFLIVPPFFSTRDRLEMIREPLLYLHLFIVVVLPIFVFIKNRRQKT; this is translated from the coding sequence ATGAAGTTTTCACTTACTCCCATCCAATTTTTTCTTATAATATTTCTTTTGCAGTCCGGGATTGTGTTTATCACATTCCAGACACGGCTCTTGGAAGCAGCGGGGCGTAATGCTTGGGTGATATTTATTTTTACCGGAGTATTTCAATATCTCTTGTTGATTCTTTATGAAAAACAGCATACACGATTTCTACCTGGCCCATTTGTTTTATTGTTATATAAATTGTATTGGATTTATATCAATGTTCTATCCCTGACAAATATTTTGTACTCCTTATCTATTTGGCTTTATCCCAATACACCATCCATCGTCTTATTGTTATTCATGGTCATCGTGTCGTTTTACGCAAACTCCTGTAAGCCAGATACGTTAATTAATTTGCCAGTCATCATCATTCCTGCCATTCTAATATTTTTTGTCTCTTTACTCATTGCCTTACCGGACTTGGAATGGACTTGGCTTTTTCCGTTGGACCTGAAAGATTTTGAAATGGTTTGGAATGGTTTTCTGACATCCCAGTTGACGGTTGTCGGACTGGCATCTTTTTTATTCCTGAGAAAACGTGTCGTATCGGATGTAAAGATGATTGGTTGGCCCATTGCAATATATGCAGGCTTTTGGTTTCTCTTCTTTTTTATGTCATTGCTCGTTGTCCAGTTGTTTTTTCCAATTGAAACAATTGAGGTTGTACCACAAGCGTTGCTCTATTTGTTAAAATCCCAAAAGGTCAATTTCGTGGAAAGGCTTGATTTGTTTTTCTTATTTATCTGGATGATGTGGAGTATCATCACTGTTATTCTCTTTGCCTTTTTAATTCGTCTCGTCCATGCGGAAACGAACAAGGGGAAGAAATACAAATTTAACTTGTTGATCCATGCGATTTTTCTAATTGTTCCTCCTTTCTTTTCGACTCGTGATCGATTAGAGATGATCCGAGAACCTTTGCTGTATCTTCATCTATTTATTGTGGTAGTGCTTCCAATCTTTGTATTCATTAAAAATAGGAGACAAAAAACATGA
- a CDS encoding Ger(x)C family spore germination protein, with protein MRFQKGIIIVILTLLLSGCWDETQYKDLTIVPFIGIEGEEGEITAMFAFPTFQNGKIEYSTSQGKGVSTRAARSDANNQTMEALDMAHLEVILMSADLAKTDFAPSLDMFFRTPRNRITSYIALVEGEMATYFNPPGKMKSDVSYFYPELLRTVVLYSYGANFTLQDAMKTMFDPAIDLSLPYLRINEETGIPKVVGSGLFSKQRYTGITLSSSESISAVIMANQMNKYARMTFEWEKKNTQITVNVMRVKKKWNIGLDNITASYHLDVSIEEYAPHNLHEKKNREEVAAFLETTFKEHFDAVIKKTQEAESDILGFGRKVRAFHQDLWNKDDWQKTYADLPIEVEVNVRMKLTNITE; from the coding sequence ATGAGGTTCCAAAAGGGGATAATCATTGTCATTCTGACGTTATTGCTAAGTGGTTGTTGGGATGAAACACAGTATAAAGATTTAACCATTGTGCCGTTTATCGGGATTGAAGGAGAAGAAGGGGAAATTACAGCGATGTTTGCATTTCCAACTTTCCAAAACGGGAAAATTGAATATTCCACCTCTCAAGGAAAAGGTGTTTCGACAAGAGCAGCTCGTTCCGATGCGAATAATCAAACAATGGAAGCATTGGATATGGCGCATTTGGAGGTTATTCTCATGTCAGCTGACTTAGCCAAAACGGACTTTGCCCCCTCATTGGACATGTTCTTCAGAACTCCTAGGAATCGAATTACAAGTTATATTGCACTTGTGGAAGGAGAAATGGCCACCTACTTTAACCCTCCTGGCAAAATGAAAAGCGACGTATCGTATTTTTATCCAGAATTGCTCAGGACTGTTGTACTCTATTCGTATGGTGCTAACTTTACACTTCAAGATGCAATGAAAACCATGTTTGATCCGGCTATTGACCTGTCGCTGCCATACTTGCGAATCAATGAGGAAACCGGAATACCGAAAGTTGTCGGCAGTGGACTGTTCAGCAAACAGCGATATACCGGGATAACATTGTCATCTTCTGAATCTATTTCTGCAGTTATCATGGCGAATCAAATGAACAAATATGCGAGAATGACCTTCGAATGGGAAAAGAAAAACACCCAAATCACGGTAAATGTGATGCGTGTGAAAAAGAAATGGAATATCGGTCTCGATAACATCACCGCTTCTTATCATTTAGATGTATCTATCGAAGAATATGCGCCACATAATTTACATGAAAAAAAGAATCGGGAAGAGGTGGCAGCATTTCTTGAAACTACCTTTAAGGAGCATTTCGATGCTGTTATAAAGAAGACACAAGAAGCGGAAAGCGATATTTTAGGGTTTGGCAGGAAAGTACGTGCGTTTCATCAGGATTTATGGAACAAAGATGATTGGCAAAAAACATATGCAGATTTGCCGATAGAGGTGGAAGTCAATGTCCGGATGAAGCTAACAAATATCACAGAATAA
- a CDS encoding MATE family efflux transporter → MAESITLKKKTGIFAKIVLPILITQVALYLMTFFDILMTGRYDTYHLAGVTIGSSFWVPVYTGLSGILLGLTPIIAQLIGGRKEEDIRPNVQQGLYVSILLAVVVFLIILFGVRPMLHHMPLDEPVRIVAAKYLTGMSVGLIPLFMYTVLRSFFDALGATRVSMFIILLSAPINIVLNYLLIYGNFGFPELGGAGAGYASGITYWIVLSIAFAIAWKRKPFHAYSLFRHWQHLSFKKIMEILKIGVPIGLSIFVETSIFSVVTLFMSKYSTEVISSHQIALNFTSLLYMVPLSISMGATILVGQSAGALRYQDAKQYSILGIGLAVAFSFLSIAILLLFREQIASLYTKDLAIIKLSMQFFLFAALFQLSDAVQAPIQGALRGYKDVNVTFMMGIVSFWLIGLPVGYMMATFTTLGPLGYWVGLITGLTVGAIILSFRLRSLQHRLSS, encoded by the coding sequence TTGGCAGAATCGATTACACTTAAGAAAAAGACAGGCATTTTTGCCAAAATAGTCCTACCAATTTTAATTACGCAGGTCGCACTTTATTTAATGACGTTCTTCGATATTCTCATGACAGGGCGTTATGATACATACCATCTGGCGGGCGTCACAATTGGTTCCTCTTTCTGGGTTCCGGTATATACTGGACTTTCTGGCATTTTGCTCGGATTGACCCCAATTATCGCCCAATTGATTGGAGGAAGAAAAGAAGAGGACATACGGCCGAATGTACAGCAAGGTTTATATGTTTCTATTTTACTTGCAGTCGTCGTCTTCCTCATTATCCTATTCGGCGTTCGGCCTATGTTACATCATATGCCGCTTGATGAGCCAGTTAGGATTGTAGCGGCCAAATACTTGACGGGAATGAGTGTCGGGCTGATTCCTTTATTCATGTATACGGTACTTCGATCGTTTTTTGACGCGTTAGGCGCAACGAGGGTATCGATGTTTATCATCCTGCTCTCTGCACCCATCAATATTGTTCTTAATTATCTGCTCATCTATGGCAATTTCGGGTTTCCCGAATTAGGAGGTGCCGGTGCCGGATATGCGTCTGGGATTACGTATTGGATTGTCTTATCCATCGCTTTTGCCATTGCATGGAAGCGAAAACCCTTCCATGCCTATTCCCTGTTCAGACATTGGCAACACCTTTCATTCAAAAAAATAATGGAAATTCTAAAAATCGGTGTCCCAATTGGGCTCTCCATATTTGTTGAAACGAGTATTTTCTCGGTCGTTACATTATTTATGAGTAAATACTCGACAGAAGTCATCTCCTCCCATCAAATTGCCTTGAATTTTACTTCGTTGCTTTATATGGTGCCATTAAGTATTTCCATGGGAGCGACAATTTTGGTGGGACAGTCAGCAGGAGCTTTGCGTTACCAGGATGCCAAACAATACAGTATTCTCGGAATCGGGCTAGCAGTAGCATTCAGTTTCCTGTCGATTGCTATTTTGCTTCTGTTCCGGGAACAAATCGCTTCTTTGTATACAAAGGATCTGGCTATCATCAAATTATCTATGCAGTTCTTCTTGTTCGCAGCGCTTTTCCAGCTGTCTGATGCAGTGCAGGCGCCAATTCAAGGAGCACTCAGAGGATATAAAGATGTCAATGTCACCTTCATGATGGGTATAGTCTCGTTCTGGCTGATCGGTTTGCCGGTCGGCTATATGATGGCCACATTTACTACTCTTGGGCCGCTAGGCTATTGGGTCGGCCTCATTACCGGTTTGACCGTAGGTGCCATTATTCTCAGTTTCCGGCTTCGAAGTTTACAGCATCGGTTATCTTCCTAA
- a CDS encoding undecaprenyldiphospho-muramoylpentapeptide beta-N-acetylglucosaminyltransferase: MKRPIVVLTGGGTAGHVSVNEALIPVFIERGYEVHYIGSHEGIERELIGERRPEVTYHAIQSGKLRRYFSMKNFTDPFKVGTGVLQAFSILKKLKPEIVFSKGGFVSVPVAIAARMARVPVVVHESDVTPGLANKLALPMSSHIFTVFEETLKYVPAGKSTCTGPVIRPELFRGDREEGLRIAGLTGSKPVVLIMGGSQGSVVLNEAVRNEIGRIAEKFEVIHLCGRGNVDETKKQIKGYSQYEYVTDALPHLLAASDFAVSRAGSNAIFELLAVQKPMLLVPLSAAKSRGDQILNASLFQSLGVAHVITEEELEKVQLSHLLSSLASEKDQLIANMKKYAQTKSPESMVDLILSYKN; the protein is encoded by the coding sequence ATGAAAAGGCCAATAGTTGTGTTAACGGGTGGAGGAACAGCAGGTCATGTTTCTGTGAACGAAGCCCTTATTCCTGTATTTATTGAAAGAGGATATGAAGTACATTATATCGGATCACACGAAGGCATTGAAAGGGAGTTGATCGGAGAACGGCGTCCCGAGGTGACGTATCATGCGATCCAGAGCGGAAAACTCAGAAGATATTTTTCGATGAAAAACTTCACTGATCCTTTTAAAGTGGGGACTGGCGTCTTGCAGGCTTTCTCTATTCTCAAAAAGCTCAAGCCTGAAATCGTCTTCTCGAAGGGCGGATTCGTCTCTGTTCCAGTTGCGATAGCGGCCAGAATGGCAAGAGTGCCGGTTGTCGTCCATGAATCCGATGTCACACCGGGGTTAGCCAATAAATTGGCACTTCCGATGTCCAGTCACATTTTCACTGTCTTTGAGGAGACATTGAAGTACGTTCCTGCCGGGAAATCGACATGTACGGGGCCGGTTATCCGTCCGGAATTATTTAGAGGCGACCGTGAGGAAGGGCTGCGCATTGCTGGTCTGACAGGCAGCAAGCCGGTTGTTCTAATCATGGGAGGAAGTCAGGGTTCCGTTGTTTTAAATGAAGCAGTGCGGAACGAAATCGGTCGGATTGCTGAGAAATTTGAAGTCATCCATCTTTGTGGCCGAGGAAATGTTGACGAGACAAAGAAACAGATAAAAGGCTACTCGCAATATGAATATGTCACGGATGCATTGCCGCATTTGCTCGCTGCGTCCGATTTTGCTGTGTCAAGAGCCGGTTCCAATGCAATTTTTGAACTGTTGGCTGTTCAAAAACCGATGCTCCTTGTTCCTTTGTCCGCCGCCAAAAGCAGGGGAGACCAAATTCTGAATGCATCACTATTCCAATCGCTGGGCGTCGCACATGTCATCACAGAAGAAGAGTTGGAAAAGGTCCAACTTTCCCATTTACTCTCTTCCTTGGCGTCAGAGAAAGACCAATTAATCGCGAATATGAAAAAGTATGCCCAAACGAAATCACCTGAATCGATGGTCGATTTGATCCTGTCGTATAAAAATTAG
- a CDS encoding 2-oxoglutarate dehydrogenase E1 component produces MSNNVGSHRSPYSVFSGPNLGYVMEMYEKFKTSPEAVDPQLAEMFKTYGAPVMESGDAAASSSASIPSGDFSKALAAYELIEAIRAHGHLAADIYPLKDHPRDASRLELSKYGLTENDLRALPASLFLKNVPATVENGLDAVNYLKNLYTGKIAYEFAHLVDEEERNWIQSKIESNEVAVNLSNEEKKELLERLTKIEGFEKFIHRTFVGAKRFSIEGLDTLVVFLDELIRKSEEAKTKKVLIGMAHRGRLNVLTHILNKPYEMMFAEFAGVPSLEFLPKDGSVETSRGWFGDVKYHLGALYKGKTGTERFLAYNPSHLEVVNPVVAGQTRAAQEQTDHPGVPEQDMNAAYGVMIHGDAAFPGQGIVPETFNYSRVRGYRTGGTVHIIANNTIGFTTESYDSRSTLYASDPAKGFEVPVLHVNADHPESVIAAAALAFEYRQKFEKDVLIDLIGYRRYGHNEMDEPLVTNPMMYHDIHKHPTVRQLYGAELVAANLMTNEEVDQLDANVYALMQTAYDNVKNHSADVKKPSNATPESVLAGMPRDVETGVQEERLHRMNEELLTYPENFTVFSKLDRILKRREEPFKGKAKVDWAHAEQLAFGSILQEGSPIRITGQDVQRGTFAHRHLVLHDEKTGEEFVPLHHISGSNASFVAYNSPLTEFAVVGYEFGYNLEKDKALTIWEAQYGDFANMAQVMFDQFISSSYSKWGQQSGLIMLLPHAYEGQGPEHSSARLERYLQLCAENNWTVANLSSAANYFHILRRQAKMLGTEAERPLVIVSPKSLLRHPLVGAEVSDLSDGHFKTVLEQPGTGSKPEKVKKILFASGKMAIDLAEQVKDGEGFDHLHIVRVEQLYPFPSEKIAEILARFPKAKELVWVQEEPKNMGSWSFAYPYLQEIANGKAISYVGRIHRASPSEGDGESHKKEQNRIIEEALKK; encoded by the coding sequence ATGTCGAACAATGTTGGTTCCCATCGTTCACCATACTCGGTATTCTCGGGGCCGAACCTTGGGTATGTTATGGAGATGTATGAGAAGTTTAAGACATCCCCTGAAGCGGTTGATCCGCAATTAGCGGAAATGTTCAAGACCTACGGCGCTCCCGTAATGGAGAGCGGAGATGCAGCTGCATCTTCTTCTGCAAGTATTCCTTCAGGAGACTTTAGCAAAGCGTTGGCAGCCTACGAATTAATAGAAGCAATTCGTGCGCACGGCCATCTGGCGGCTGATATTTATCCGTTGAAAGACCATCCACGGGATGCTTCAAGACTGGAACTTTCTAAGTATGGCTTGACAGAGAATGATTTGCGTGCTCTGCCAGCTTCCTTGTTCTTGAAAAACGTTCCTGCAACGGTCGAAAATGGGCTCGATGCAGTAAACTACCTGAAAAATTTGTACACCGGCAAGATCGCGTATGAATTTGCCCACCTCGTAGATGAAGAGGAACGGAATTGGATCCAATCAAAAATTGAAAGTAATGAAGTTGCAGTCAACCTATCAAATGAAGAGAAAAAAGAACTGCTTGAACGCTTGACGAAAATAGAAGGTTTCGAAAAGTTCATCCACCGGACGTTTGTCGGTGCGAAACGTTTCTCAATTGAAGGTCTGGATACGCTTGTCGTGTTCCTCGATGAATTAATTCGGAAATCGGAGGAAGCCAAAACGAAGAAAGTACTGATCGGTATGGCTCACCGAGGTCGCTTGAATGTACTTACACATATTTTAAATAAACCTTACGAAATGATGTTTGCAGAATTTGCTGGTGTGCCATCACTTGAATTTCTGCCGAAAGATGGTTCTGTTGAAACTTCACGCGGCTGGTTCGGCGATGTAAAATACCACTTGGGCGCCCTTTACAAAGGGAAAACAGGTACTGAGCGCTTCTTGGCTTACAATCCTTCCCATTTGGAAGTCGTTAATCCAGTTGTTGCAGGCCAGACAAGAGCCGCCCAGGAACAAACGGACCATCCCGGAGTTCCAGAGCAGGATATGAATGCCGCTTACGGAGTCATGATTCATGGAGACGCAGCTTTCCCTGGTCAAGGCATCGTACCGGAAACGTTCAACTATAGTCGCGTCAGAGGATACCGCACAGGCGGTACGGTTCATATTATTGCGAACAATACGATCGGTTTTACGACGGAGTCGTACGATTCTCGGTCCACATTGTATGCATCTGATCCCGCAAAAGGTTTTGAAGTTCCGGTGCTGCATGTGAATGCAGATCATCCTGAATCGGTCATCGCTGCCGCTGCTCTTGCGTTCGAATACCGTCAGAAGTTCGAAAAAGACGTGTTGATCGACCTAATTGGGTATCGTCGATATGGTCATAACGAAATGGATGAACCATTAGTGACGAATCCGATGATGTACCACGATATTCATAAGCATCCAACCGTACGCCAATTATATGGTGCTGAATTGGTTGCCGCTAATTTGATGACAAATGAAGAGGTCGATCAGCTTGACGCAAACGTCTATGCTTTGATGCAAACCGCTTATGACAACGTGAAGAATCATTCTGCAGATGTGAAGAAGCCTTCAAACGCAACACCTGAATCCGTATTGGCCGGCATGCCAAGAGATGTTGAAACAGGGGTGCAGGAGGAAAGACTTCATCGTATGAATGAAGAACTTCTTACATACCCTGAAAATTTTACGGTATTCAGCAAATTGGACCGGATTCTCAAGCGTCGTGAAGAACCTTTCAAGGGTAAAGCGAAGGTTGATTGGGCGCATGCCGAGCAATTGGCATTCGGTTCCATCCTTCAAGAAGGCAGCCCGATCCGGATTACGGGTCAGGACGTTCAGCGTGGCACGTTCGCGCATCGTCATCTTGTGTTGCATGATGAAAAAACAGGTGAAGAATTTGTTCCCCTTCATCACATTAGTGGATCAAATGCTTCATTCGTCGCTTATAACAGCCCGTTAACGGAATTTGCTGTCGTTGGTTATGAATTTGGCTACAACTTAGAGAAAGACAAAGCATTGACGATTTGGGAAGCTCAATACGGTGACTTCGCGAATATGGCTCAAGTCATGTTCGACCAGTTCATCTCCTCGAGCTACTCAAAGTGGGGACAGCAATCAGGATTGATCATGCTGTTGCCACACGCGTACGAAGGGCAAGGTCCTGAGCACTCGAGTGCCCGTCTGGAGCGTTATTTACAGTTATGTGCTGAAAACAACTGGACAGTCGCCAATTTGTCGAGCGCTGCGAACTATTTCCATATTTTACGCCGCCAAGCGAAAATGCTTGGAACAGAGGCAGAAAGACCGCTTGTCATCGTGTCTCCTAAATCGTTGCTTCGCCATCCATTAGTTGGTGCGGAAGTCTCCGATTTGTCCGATGGCCACTTCAAAACAGTCCTTGAACAGCCTGGAACTGGTTCAAAGCCTGAAAAAGTGAAGAAAATCTTGTTTGCAAGCGGAAAAATGGCAATCGATCTCGCTGAACAAGTGAAAGATGGAGAAGGATTTGATCACTTGCATATCGTCCGAGTGGAACAGTTGTATCCGTTCCCTTCAGAGAAAATTGCAGAGATCCTTGCACGTTTCCCGAAAGCAAAGGAACTTGTCTGGGTTCAAGAAGAACCGAAAAACATGGGATCATGGTCTTTTGCTTATCCATACTTACAAGAGATCGCGAACGGCAAGGCTATCTCCTATGTTGGACGGATTCACCGCGCGAGCCCGTCCGAAGGAGACGGGGAGTCACACAAGAAAGAGCAGAACCGTATCATCGAAGAAGCTCTTAAAAAATAA
- the odhB gene encoding 2-oxoglutarate dehydrogenase complex dihydrolipoyllysine-residue succinyltransferase — protein sequence MAEIRVPELAESITEGTIAKWLKQPGESVEQGEFIVELETDKVNVEVISEEAGVIQELLASEGDTVEVGQVIAIVGAGSGAPAQAAPAPKAEEAPAAKETPAETPAPPAAAATGSAEEGSSDRTIASPAARKLAREKGIDLAAVSPVDPMGRVRAQDVQAHGTAPKAAVPTPAKAPAAAPAQDGRETREKMTRRRQTIAKRLLEVKQSTAMLTTFNEIDMTAVMELRKRKKDEFFEKNDVRLGFMSFFTKAVVAALKKYPYVNSEIDGDDLIMKHYYDIGIAVSTEGGLVVPIVRDADRKNFAEIEDTIGELAKKARDNKLTLGDMAGGSFTITNGGVFGSLLSTPILNGTQVGILGMHTIQKRPVAVGDNVEIRPMMYVALSYDHRVIDGKDSVGFLKMVKELIENPEDLLLGS from the coding sequence GTGGCAGAGATCAGAGTACCTGAACTTGCGGAGTCGATTACTGAGGGAACAATTGCAAAATGGCTGAAACAGCCTGGAGAAAGTGTAGAACAAGGCGAATTCATCGTTGAGTTGGAAACCGACAAAGTCAACGTGGAAGTTATCTCTGAAGAAGCCGGCGTCATCCAGGAACTTCTTGCTTCTGAAGGGGATACAGTTGAAGTTGGTCAAGTAATTGCGATTGTTGGAGCGGGGTCAGGCGCACCAGCGCAAGCTGCACCAGCACCAAAGGCAGAAGAAGCGCCAGCAGCTAAAGAAACTCCTGCAGAAACTCCTGCACCGCCAGCAGCTGCAGCAACTGGATCTGCGGAAGAAGGTTCTTCAGATCGTACAATTGCAAGCCCGGCGGCTCGTAAATTGGCACGCGAAAAAGGTATTGACCTAGCTGCAGTTTCGCCAGTCGACCCAATGGGACGCGTTCGCGCGCAAGACGTACAGGCACATGGAACTGCTCCAAAAGCGGCTGTGCCAACACCTGCTAAAGCACCGGCAGCAGCGCCAGCACAAGATGGCCGCGAAACACGCGAGAAAATGACACGCCGTCGTCAAACTATTGCAAAGCGTTTACTTGAAGTGAAGCAATCCACTGCCATGTTGACAACTTTCAACGAAATCGACATGACAGCAGTCATGGAACTTCGTAAGCGTAAAAAGGATGAGTTCTTTGAAAAGAACGATGTCCGTTTAGGATTCATGTCCTTCTTCACGAAAGCTGTCGTTGCGGCGCTTAAAAAGTACCCGTATGTCAACTCCGAAATTGACGGAGATGATCTCATTATGAAGCATTATTATGATATCGGTATTGCTGTTTCCACAGAAGGCGGCCTTGTCGTTCCGATTGTCCGTGATGCAGACCGCAAGAACTTTGCGGAAATCGAAGATACAATCGGGGAGCTTGCTAAAAAAGCACGTGACAATAAATTGACTCTCGGCGACATGGCTGGTGGTTCATTTACAATCACAAACGGTGGAGTATTTGGTTCCTTGCTTTCGACACCAATCCTGAATGGTACGCAAGTCGGCATTCTTGGCATGCACACCATCCAAAAACGTCCGGTGGCAGTAGGGGATAACGTTGAAATCCGTCCTATGATGTATGTGGCACTATCCTATGACCACCGTGTAATCGATGGTAAAGATTCTGTCGGTTTCTTGAAAATGGTGAAAGAACTAATTGAAAATCCAGAAGACCTTCTACTAGGATCTTAA
- a CDS encoding DUF6501 family protein: MSFTNWLTAPTIRTVVCKHADAEKYVVTNMLTPGTQYEVKNETDEFLFIIDNSGKVGGYYKTYFE, encoded by the coding sequence ATGTCATTTACAAATTGGCTCACTGCCCCAACGATTCGAACTGTCGTTTGCAAGCATGCAGATGCAGAAAAATATGTCGTGACCAATATGCTGACTCCCGGCACGCAATATGAAGTGAAAAATGAAACGGATGAATTTTTGTTCATCATTGATAACAGCGGTAAAGTCGGCGGCTATTACAAGACTTACTTTGAGTAA
- a CDS encoding AAA family ATPase — protein sequence MNTFIEKEQAHRAQTNYLQEDLRLIQEGGYVSPVPYLWNDIVIAVTLKKPVLLKGPSGSGKTKLAQSVSDYFKQPMQSVNCSVDLDAESLLGFKTIVTREGQTHIEFVEGPVVQAMKKGHILYIDEINMAKPETLPILHSVLDHRRMLTNPLTGEVIHAHENFSAIAAINEGYVGTSPMNEALKNRFVSFSIPYLSDLQLKSLLVATFPEVEEKKLHAFLSIHGDLKKQVMNGLLSDEAASVRSLMDAVNLAIHMPEKRAIQYAIAEKLEDPMEKKLVMELVDTWIPQTFEEGAHPW from the coding sequence ATGAATACATTCATTGAGAAAGAACAAGCGCATCGAGCCCAAACGAATTATTTGCAGGAGGATTTACGGCTGATTCAGGAAGGAGGATATGTATCTCCCGTTCCTTATTTATGGAACGATATAGTAATCGCGGTTACGCTGAAAAAGCCTGTGTTACTAAAAGGGCCTTCTGGCTCTGGAAAAACCAAATTGGCGCAAAGTGTTTCGGATTATTTCAAACAACCGATGCAAAGCGTCAATTGCTCGGTGGATTTGGATGCAGAATCATTACTCGGTTTTAAAACGATTGTTACGAGAGAAGGGCAAACGCACATTGAATTTGTGGAGGGGCCAGTTGTCCAAGCAATGAAAAAAGGACATATCTTGTATATTGATGAAATCAACATGGCCAAACCCGAAACGTTGCCGATCCTCCATAGCGTCTTGGATCATCGTCGGATGTTAACAAATCCACTGACAGGCGAAGTGATTCACGCACACGAAAACTTCTCTGCCATTGCTGCGATTAATGAAGGATACGTTGGCACGTCACCGATGAATGAAGCACTAAAAAACCGGTTCGTTTCGTTCTCGATCCCTTATCTTAGTGATCTTCAATTGAAATCTCTTCTGGTTGCAACATTTCCTGAAGTAGAGGAGAAAAAATTACATGCATTCTTATCCATACATGGAGATTTGAAAAAACAAGTAATGAACGGACTATTGTCTGATGAGGCGGCTTCGGTGAGGAGTTTGATGGATGCCGTTAATCTGGCCATCCATATGCCAGAAAAGAGAGCGATTCAATATGCAATTGCTGAAAAGCTGGAAGATCCTATGGAAAAGAAGCTTGTCATGGAACTTGTCGATACATGGATTCCACAAACGTTTGAAGAAGGCGCACATCCATGGTAA